From a single Pseudomonas triticicola genomic region:
- a CDS encoding Gfo/Idh/MocA family protein translates to MSVVRWGMIGCGSVAERKSGPAFYKAPGSALVAVMGRRLEAVTDYASRHGISRVYTDVDALINDPEVDAVYIATPPDSHHAYSLKVAAAGKHCCVEKPMALNAGQSREMQQAFAAAGLHLFVSYYRRSLPRFAQVRQWLEEGRIGDVRHLSWTLTKAPSPADLEGRENWRTDPAVAGGGYFADLASHGLDLFQYLLGDIVEVAGFTARQAGLYAAEDAVSATWRFASGALGMGCWNFVADRREDRVEIIGSKGRIGFSVFDEHPVQLFADEQLSLEIAHHEHIQWHHVLGMNAHIRGDSQHPAVAEQAVKTDWVMDEILKR, encoded by the coding sequence ATGAGCGTGGTGCGCTGGGGCATGATCGGTTGTGGCAGTGTCGCTGAACGCAAGAGCGGGCCGGCCTTTTACAAGGCACCCGGTTCGGCACTGGTCGCGGTGATGGGTCGACGCCTCGAAGCCGTCACCGATTACGCTTCGCGCCACGGTATCAGCCGCGTCTATACCGATGTCGATGCGCTGATCAACGACCCCGAAGTCGACGCGGTGTACATCGCCACACCACCCGACAGCCACCATGCCTACAGCCTGAAAGTCGCCGCCGCCGGCAAGCATTGCTGCGTGGAAAAGCCCATGGCGCTCAACGCCGGGCAAAGCCGCGAGATGCAGCAAGCGTTTGCCGCTGCCGGTCTGCACTTGTTCGTCTCCTATTACCGCCGCTCGCTGCCGCGCTTCGCTCAGGTGCGGCAATGGCTGGAGGAGGGGCGCATCGGCGATGTCCGCCATCTGAGCTGGACACTGACCAAAGCACCGTCGCCGGCTGATCTTGAAGGTCGGGAGAATTGGCGCACCGATCCGGCGGTGGCTGGCGGCGGCTACTTTGCCGACCTGGCGAGCCATGGCCTGGACCTGTTTCAGTATCTGCTTGGCGACATCGTTGAAGTCGCCGGTTTCACCGCGCGTCAGGCGGGTCTGTACGCGGCGGAAGATGCGGTCAGCGCCACCTGGCGGTTCGCTTCCGGAGCGCTGGGCATGGGCTGCTGGAACTTTGTTGCGGACCGGCGTGAAGATCGGGTCGAGATCATCGGCAGCAAAGGGCGGATCGGGTTTTCGGTGTTTGACGAGCATCCGGTGCAGCTGTTCGCCGACGAGCAGCTCAGCCTGGAGATTGCTCATCACGAGCATATTCAGTGGCATCACGTGCTGGGGATGAATGCGCATATTCGTGGTGATTCACAGCATCCCGCCGTGGCCGAGCAAGCCGTCAAGACCGATTGGGTAATGGACGAGATCCTCAAACGCTGA
- a CDS encoding Dyp-type peroxidase — protein MSYYQPGILATPVPAQARHLFFALASVEALPQAIDSLLMLVDGKSAVVGFGESLTKALNVEIAGLRSFPALTGFGVNNPSTQHALWIWLHGVDRGELLNRCNAIEAALAPALRLVEMQEAFRHMDGHDLTGYEDGTENPHDDAAVAAALLSSGADGLVGGSFAAIQQWQHDLKGFHRLSAGAKDDIMGRRLSDNEEIDDAPISAHVKRTAQESFAPEAFVVRRSMPWIEGDRAGLMFLAFGFSLDAFEAQLRRMSGLEDGIADGLYQISRPITGGYYWCPPLKDGRLDLRALRIG, from the coding sequence ATGAGTTACTACCAGCCGGGCATTCTCGCTACCCCTGTTCCTGCGCAAGCACGTCATCTGTTTTTCGCCCTGGCGTCGGTTGAAGCCTTGCCGCAAGCGATCGACAGCCTGCTGATGCTGGTGGATGGCAAGTCGGCGGTGGTTGGCTTTGGTGAGTCGTTGACCAAGGCGCTGAATGTCGAAATCGCCGGCCTGCGCAGCTTCCCGGCGCTGACCGGCTTTGGCGTGAACAACCCGTCGACCCAGCATGCCCTGTGGATCTGGCTGCACGGTGTCGACCGTGGTGAACTGCTCAACCGCTGCAACGCTATCGAGGCCGCGCTGGCCCCGGCCTTGCGTCTGGTAGAGATGCAGGAAGCCTTCCGCCACATGGACGGCCACGACCTCACCGGTTACGAAGACGGCACGGAAAACCCCCACGATGACGCCGCTGTCGCCGCCGCGCTGCTGAGCTCCGGCGCTGACGGGCTGGTCGGTGGCAGCTTCGCCGCGATCCAGCAATGGCAGCACGATCTCAAGGGTTTTCATCGCCTGTCTGCCGGCGCCAAGGACGACATCATGGGACGGCGCTTGAGCGATAACGAAGAAATCGACGACGCGCCGATCTCCGCCCACGTCAAACGCACCGCGCAAGAGAGCTTCGCGCCGGAAGCGTTCGTCGTGCGCCGCTCGATGCCATGGATTGAAGGCGATCGCGCCGGTTTGATGTTCCTCGCTTTCGGTTTCTCGCTGGATGCCTTCGAAGCACAGCTGCGGCGCATGAGCGGTCTGGAGGACGGTATTGCCGATGGCTTGTACCAGATCAGTCGGCCGATCACCGGCGGCTACTACTGGTGCCCGCCGCTCAAGGACGGACGCCTTGATCTGCGCGCGTTGCGCATCGGCTGA
- a CDS encoding DUF72 domain-containing protein: MNESTIYIGCAGWSLGREHWPAFPAEGTHLQRYAARFNCVEINSSFYRPHRHQTYERWADSVAPDFRFAVKVPKLITHEQRLADSAAALDGFLGQCQGLGDRLGCLLVQLPPKLAFDAPVAEAFFHALRERFKGSVVLEPRHESWTEAEAMLVDLQIAQAVVDPSRISSDTAPGGWQGLQYWRLHGSPRIYHSAYEAAYLHQLAQNLRRAKADGKDIWCIFDNTASGAATADALTLRALIEGGER, translated from the coding sequence TTGAACGAGTCAACCATCTACATCGGTTGCGCCGGCTGGAGTCTCGGGCGCGAGCACTGGCCGGCATTCCCCGCCGAAGGCACGCACCTGCAACGCTACGCCGCGCGCTTCAACTGTGTGGAAATCAACAGCTCGTTCTACCGCCCGCATCGGCATCAGACCTACGAACGCTGGGCCGACTCGGTAGCGCCGGACTTTCGCTTCGCCGTGAAAGTGCCGAAGCTCATCACCCATGAACAGCGGCTGGCGGACAGCGCGGCCGCGCTCGATGGGTTTCTCGGACAGTGCCAGGGCTTGGGTGATCGACTCGGCTGCCTGCTGGTGCAACTGCCACCGAAACTTGCCTTCGATGCGCCGGTGGCCGAGGCGTTTTTTCATGCCCTGCGCGAGCGGTTCAAGGGCAGTGTAGTGCTGGAGCCGCGACACGAATCGTGGACTGAGGCTGAGGCAATGCTGGTGGATTTGCAGATTGCCCAGGCGGTGGTCGATCCCTCGCGGATCAGCAGCGACACCGCGCCGGGTGGCTGGCAAGGCCTGCAGTATTGGCGCCTGCACGGCTCGCCACGGATTTATCACAGCGCTTATGAAGCGGCCTATCTGCACCAGCTTGCTCAGAACCTGCGGCGCGCGAAGGCCGACGGCAAAGACATCTGGTGTATCTTCGACAACACCGCCAGCGGTGCCGCCACGGCCGATGCGCTGACTTTGAGGGCGTTGATCGAAGGCGGTGAACGCTGA
- a CDS encoding thiamine pyrophosphate-requiring protein: MTMTVGDFLVERLSEWGVTRIFGYPGDGINGVFGAMSRAKGKIEFVQARHEEMAAFMASAHAKFTGELGVCIATSGPGASHLITGLYDARMDHMPVLAIVGQQARTALGSHYQQELDLVSMFKDVAGAFVQQASAPSQVRHLLDRAVRTAVGERRVTALILPNDLQDLPYEQPARAHGTAHSGVGYSKPKVVPYAADLQRAAEVLNSGEKVAILVGAGALEATDLVVAVAEKLGAGVAKALLGKAALPDDLQWVTGSIGLLGTEPSYKLMSECDTLLMIGSGFPYSEFLPKEGQARGVQIDLQPDMLSLRYPMEVNLVGDSAETLAALLPLLEQKTSNKWRKKIEGWRSSWEKTLEKRAMAKADPVNPQRVVYELSPRLPEQAIITSDSGSCANWFARDLKIRRGMKCSLSGGLASMGAAVPYAIAAKFAFPERPVIALVGDGAMQMNNMAELITVAKYWRQWQSPKWICAVFNNEDLNQVTWEQRVMEGDPKFEASQSIPDVPYHLFAISIGLKCIFVDREEEVAAAWEQALASEVPVLIEFKTDPNVPPLPPHIKLEQAKKFATTLLKGDPDEAGVIVQTAKQVLGAVLPGKK; the protein is encoded by the coding sequence ATGACGATGACAGTAGGTGATTTTCTGGTTGAGCGGCTCAGCGAATGGGGCGTCACGCGAATTTTTGGTTATCCGGGGGATGGCATCAATGGCGTTTTCGGCGCCATGAGCCGGGCCAAAGGCAAAATCGAATTTGTCCAGGCGCGGCATGAAGAAATGGCCGCGTTCATGGCCTCGGCCCACGCCAAGTTTACCGGCGAGCTGGGCGTGTGCATCGCTACTTCCGGCCCCGGCGCTTCGCACCTGATCACCGGTCTCTACGATGCGCGCATGGACCACATGCCGGTGCTGGCCATCGTCGGTCAGCAGGCGCGCACGGCGCTGGGCAGTCACTACCAGCAGGAACTGGATCTGGTGTCGATGTTCAAGGATGTCGCCGGTGCGTTTGTGCAGCAGGCTTCGGCGCCGTCGCAAGTGCGCCATCTGCTTGATCGCGCGGTGCGCACTGCGGTCGGCGAGCGCCGCGTCACCGCGCTGATTCTGCCCAATGACTTGCAGGATCTGCCTTACGAACAACCCGCGCGCGCCCATGGCACCGCGCATTCCGGCGTCGGCTACAGCAAGCCGAAAGTCGTTCCTTATGCAGCCGATCTGCAACGCGCCGCCGAGGTACTGAACAGTGGCGAGAAAGTCGCGATTCTGGTGGGTGCCGGCGCGCTGGAGGCGACCGATCTGGTCGTCGCCGTGGCGGAAAAGCTCGGCGCGGGCGTCGCCAAGGCGCTGTTGGGCAAAGCAGCGTTGCCAGACGATTTGCAGTGGGTCACCGGCAGCATCGGCCTGCTCGGCACCGAGCCCAGCTACAAGCTGATGAGCGAGTGCGACACCTTGCTGATGATCGGGTCGGGCTTCCCGTATTCCGAGTTTCTGCCCAAGGAAGGCCAGGCGCGCGGCGTGCAGATCGACTTGCAGCCGGACATGCTCAGCCTGCGTTATCCGATGGAGGTCAATCTGGTCGGTGATTCAGCGGAAACCCTTGCCGCATTGCTGCCCTTGCTGGAACAGAAAACCTCGAACAAGTGGCGCAAGAAGATCGAAGGCTGGCGCAGCAGCTGGGAGAAAACCCTGGAAAAACGCGCCATGGCCAAAGCCGATCCAGTCAATCCGCAACGGGTGGTCTACGAGTTGTCGCCGCGTTTGCCCGAGCAGGCGATTATCACCAGCGACTCTGGCTCTTGCGCCAACTGGTTCGCCCGCGATCTGAAAATCCGTCGCGGCATGAAATGCTCGTTGTCCGGTGGCCTGGCCTCGATGGGCGCGGCGGTGCCCTATGCGATCGCGGCCAAGTTCGCCTTCCCGGAACGCCCGGTCATTGCCCTGGTCGGCGACGGCGCGATGCAGATGAACAACATGGCCGAGCTGATCACTGTCGCCAAATACTGGCGGCAATGGCAGAGCCCGAAATGGATCTGCGCGGTGTTCAACAATGAAGACCTCAACCAGGTCACCTGGGAGCAGCGGGTAATGGAGGGTGATCCCAAATTCGAAGCGTCGCAGAGCATTCCTGATGTGCCGTATCACCTGTTCGCGATTTCCATCGGCCTCAAGTGCATTTTCGTTGATCGCGAGGAAGAGGTCGCCGCTGCGTGGGAACAGGCACTCGCCTCGGAAGTGCCGGTGCTGATCGAGTTCAAGACCGACCCGAACGTGCCGCCGTTGCCGCCGCACATCAAGCTTGAGCAAGCGAAGAAATTCGCCACGACCCTGCTCAAGGGCGATCCGGACGAAGCCGGGGTGATCGTGCAGACCGCCAAGCAGGTGTTGGGCGCCGTGTTGCCCGGGAAGAAATGA
- a CDS encoding cupin gives MTEIQTLLLQRNDWVPNNPRLPVLIYRSAIAVEGDDPAARFEQTFGANGWPAQWRYGIYDYHHYHTEGHEVLGVAAGQARLMLGGPDGQVVDVSAGDVLLLPAGTGHCNLGSSEDFLVVGAYPPGQQADICRAAPSDAQLARIAGLAFPETDPVQGLGGAVGRYWSH, from the coding sequence ATGACTGAAATACAAACCCTGCTGCTTCAACGCAATGACTGGGTGCCGAACAATCCGCGTCTGCCAGTGCTGATCTACCGCAGCGCGATTGCCGTTGAAGGCGACGATCCGGCGGCGCGCTTCGAGCAGACGTTCGGCGCCAATGGCTGGCCGGCGCAGTGGCGCTACGGCATTTATGACTATCACCACTATCACACTGAAGGCCACGAAGTGCTTGGCGTGGCGGCCGGGCAGGCGCGGTTGATGTTGGGCGGGCCTGATGGGCAAGTCGTCGACGTCAGCGCCGGTGATGTGCTGTTGCTGCCGGCCGGGACCGGGCACTGCAATCTGGGCTCGAGCGAGGACTTTCTGGTGGTGGGTGCTTATCCGCCGGGGCAGCAGGCGGATATTTGCCGGGCCGCGCCGAGTGATGCGCAGTTGGCGCGGATTGCGGGGCTGGCGTTTCCTGAGACAGATCCGGTGCAGGGACTCGGGGGTGCGGTTGGGCGGTATTGGAGCCATTAG